CGCGTCTCGCGCGTCGAGGCCAGCGGTCGGCCGCTGTGCGCCAGCGGTCGCGCGGTCGCCTTCAGTCGCGCGCGAGCTCGGAGCTCGCGTGAGTGACCACGTCCTCGCCGATCGCCGCGCTGATCTGGAGCACGATCGCCGGCGTCGTGCCGCGGTTGCGGAGCGTCGCGGTCGTCTCGCCCCGCGGGACGACGAAGAGCGAGCGCGCCGCCATCACCGGCAGCTCGGCGCCCGCGATCACCGGCGCCACCTCGCCCTCGATCACGAAGAAGGCCTCGTCGCGCATCGAGTGCGCGTGCTCGGGCGCGATGCGCTCGCCGGGCGGGAGCTCGACGAGATCGACGCGGAGCGGCGAGGCCGCGTCGTCGAGCAGCGAGCGCACCCACCCGAGCGGCTCTCCGGTCGACGTGCGGATCGCGCGGGTGGCGACGAGCTCCGCGGGCATGACGACGAACGGCCTCACCATCTCGCGCACTCCCGCCCTTCGCGGGCGCAGCGGAGCGCGAGCTGCTCCGCGAAGAGCGAGACCGGATGCAGCGTCTCGCCCATCCCCTCGCCCTCGACGAAGTCCTCGGGATCGCCCTGATCGAGCGCGGCCCACGTGCGGTTCGAGAAGCTCTCGGGGCAGAGGCGCGCGTCCGCCCCGTCGGCCGCCGAGGATCCGATCAGATAGCCGAGCCCCCACTGCGCGCTCTCGACCGCGCAGCCATCCGAGCTCGCGTGGTTCGCGATCACCCGCGTCCGCCAGAACACGTGCTGGGTCGCGGTGAACCCCGCGCCGGTCGACGTGGTGCCCCGGTTGACGGCCTGCAGCCAGCCGCGATCGAGCTCCACGCCGTCGTAGAGGTTCGCGTTCGCGAGGAAGCGGTGCGCGTCGTCGCTGTAGCGGCTGTCGATCACCCGCGCGCGCAGGAGCACGTTGCCGCTCGCGGCCTGGTTCACGATGAAGCCGTGCCGCGCGTGCTCGGCGCTCGAGTCGACGATCAGCACGTCGTGCCCCTGGAGCTCGAAGAGGTACCCGTTGCCGCCGCCCCCGCGGTACTGCGGGAAGCCCCAGTGCAGTCCTCGATCCCGAGCCCCATCACGAGGTTTTTCGGCGTGTGGAAGCGCGCCCACTCGCGCTCGTCACGGAAGCGGAGCACCTCGCACACCAGCTCCTCGAAAGTCGTCGTCATCGCGCGACGATACCGGGAAGCCGAGGCGCGAGCCTGCGTACGGTGCTGAGCTGATCGATCATGACCTCGTCATCGCGATGCGGCATGAGGCGAGTGGTCCGTAACTTCGCGAGAGCGATTGATCGAGTCGTGGTAGCTCAGCCCGACTCCGACGGGATCGTTGCTGGCACCGTCAGCTCCGTCGCGACCGGGCTGGACGTACCCGCGTCGGCCGTGCTCCGTGGAGATCAGCTGCTCGTCACGCTCACGCAATTCGACAGTCTCTTCATGCCGGACGCGGCCGGCCCTCCCGAGCTTCCCTTCTGCGTCGGCTCGGCTCGGCCTTGAGTCAAGGTCGGTGCACCCGGATGGACGCTCTGATCGACAATGACGCTGGCGTGTCCGATGGACACGCCAGCGTCGTCGATGGGGACCGATGCCGGCCCGGCGTGCGCCGTCCACGCCGCGATGATGCGGTCCACACCGAGGCGATCACCACGCTGCGCGACGCGCCGCCGATCGAGCCCGGCGTTTCGACCGAGCGCCTGCGCCGCTCGATCGCGTCGTGAGCGCACAGCGCGACGCTCACGCGAGCAGCGCGTCGAGCTCGGCTCCCGAGCCGCCGCCTCTCTGAGCCAACCGGCTCGACCACGGGTAACTCACAGGCGCACCGGGACGCGCGACACGCGGGCGTCCGCGTTGGCACGCTTCGCGCTGCGCACCTCGCCCGCGCGCGCCGGTAGGCGCTCGCGGGAGGTTTGCTTGCTTCGCTCCACTCTTCTCGCGCTCGCGATCTCGATCGGCGCCGCGTCGTCCGCAGAGGCGCAGGACTGCTGCCACGGACCAGAGGCGGCGATCGGCGTCGCGATCGGCGTCGCCGGCCTCGCGGCGAACGCGACTTTCGTCGTCGCCGACATCGCGTACGCGGATCGCTGGCTGCAGCCCGAGTGGTCGATCACGCAACTCGTGTTCGGCGTGCTCGAGCTCGCGGGCGCGGTGCCGTTCTTCTACTTCGGCGCGCGGTCACCCGACCCCGAGATCTACCTCGGCGTCGGCGCCGCAATGACCGCGTTCGGCGCGTTCTTCGTCGCGCACGCGATCGTGAGCCTCGTGCTCCACCGCCCCGAGCCCGCGCTCCCGCGCGTGTCGCTCGCGCCGACCGCAGGCGGCGCGCACCTTGCGATCAGCGGCAGCTTCTGAGAGCGGTCGCGAGGAGCGCTCGATTCCTCAGCCCGACCGTGTACGACTGAAGCAGCAGGATCGTAAGCGTCGCGGCATCAACTGGACGTTTCGCGTCGCCGACGCCCGGCGCGTCTTCCGATACGCCGGGCTCGTTACGTCACGGTCGAGACACTAGTGTCCCGACCGCGACGCGGTGATCACGTCGGCCCTTGCGCCGCGATCGGGAGTCTGATCTACAGCGGTCTGTGAAGCCGACTGCGAGGTTCACAGGGCTGGAGCTGTCCGAGGCAGACCGCGAGCTCCTTCGCGCGAGGGGGCGCGGTAGCCATCGGGAGCGACTCACGGCCCGCCAGTGGCGTCGGATCCGCACGCTGCTTCTCCTCGACGAGGGCATGTCGGTCCGAGCCACGGCGATCGCAGTCGGGGGTTACCCGCGAGAGGTTTCGCGTGTCGCCAAGCGCTATGCGGAGCGAGGTCTGGACGCGGCGTTGTCTGATGACCCGCGTCCGCACCCGGAGCGGAAGCTCGACAGCGCGCAGGAGGCCGCGATCGTCGCGATGGGCGGAGTTCTCGTTGGGGCCATGCTTGTCATAGAGGTAGTACCACCCGGACGAGGGGGGCATGCGCTCATTGGCGAGCATGTCCGCGAAGGGCACCACCTCCGACGGCAGGGACCAGCCCAACACTTCCTCCAGCGGCGCGAAGCTTTCCACGGGCTCCTCTCCCAGGACACTGACGAGCTGGGCGGCATGGCCTCGCTGTGACTCCTTCATCTTCTTGGTCGTCTTCTTCGCAGCCGCCATACGCATGGCCTCCCCTCGACTGCCGTCGCGGACTCCACGGGAGTCGGCGCACCAAGCTAGCCGCTCCTCTACCCTGTCCGGATGGTCACCGCGTCAGTGCGCGGGTTCGGTCCCCGCGGGTGCCGTGCGGATGTTCTCGATATCGAACTGACTGAACGTCACGCTCGAGCGCCGGTTGAGCTGCTGGGTCGCAGAGTGCTGTTCGAAGTCGAACGCGATCGTGCCCTCGCAGCGGCGCCCGGCCGTCGGCCCGCTGGTCGGGGCGTACGTCACCCGCGCGGTGCCATGACCGGGCCCACCCAGCATCGGCCGCGTGGCGTGGACGTCCGTGAAGGTCACCTCCTCCAGCGACGCGAGGCCCACGTCCGCGTCGGTCAGGGGCACGCCGCAGAGCCCGCTCAACACCTCGCCGGTGCGCACGGCCGCAAAGAGATCTCCCTGAAGCATGCCGGAGCCCACTGACACATCGCATCCCATCGCCCCGAACGCCACACAGACCGTGCAAAGCAACCTACGCATCGCCCACAGACCTCCGGCCCGAATAGAGGCTCCGATCTTCACGCCACCTCCAGTGCGGCGTGCCGCCGTCGCCGATGTGATGTGCTGACGTCCGTCGAGCGTACGCGCACGATGTGGTGCCGCCGAGCAAGCTCCGAGCCGTGCTGCGCAAAACGCGGCTCCGACGATGTCATCGTCGGCAGCTTCAGCGGCGCCGCCGTCGCGAGACGACGTGTTGCGCCCGCGCAACGTTCGAGCCCCCGCATGGTCCGCATAGTCTCTTCGGCTCCTCGATGAGCGGCTGACCGCAGCAGCCCGCCAACGCTGTTGTCGCGTGGTCCACACATTTGCGGACGAGGTCCGCGCGGCGGTGCGGGAGCCGTACCGCAAGGTTGCCCGGTCGACGGCCGCGGCGAACTGCGCTCCCGGATCCTGCCGGCCGGCGCCGAATGCAGCGACAGGTCTCGCAGCGCCTCGTCCGCGAGCTTCTTGATGCGCCGCACCGCGACCATGTCCTCTGGCGACATGAGCATCAGCATCGACGACTGCGTCTTGCGCCTTCCACGCATGCCGCATGTAAAATCACGCCGCGCGGGTGCGGTCGATCCACGGACCACGGTCCCCGGGCTCGACCGCAGCCGTGCGACGCCCGGTGACGTTCGTGTGGGACGTCTTCCCGCACATCGAACCGTCGTAATCGGCTCGCCGGTGACCCGCGCTTCGAGCTCGGTTCGTCCCCGTGTACGCGCCGACTCAACGCAGAGCGCACGTCGCGACGCTCGCGGTCGTCCCGGGGGGCTCGCGTCGAGCATGTGACCGTCGGCGTCGACGCGACCGCACGCATCGATACACGTCGAACGTCTCGAGCACGATCTGCGCGGCGATTCCACGCGCTGACTTCGTGCCGCAGAGTCGCGAGATCGCCGATACGGCGTCGGCCGAGGCACTCGCGGACGACGAGGCTCACCTCCATCTCGGCGGCGTTGAGCCAGCTCGCGTGCTTCGGCGTGAAGTGCACCATGAAGCGCCGCCATAGCGCACGGCCCTGCTCAGGTTGTCGACGACCAGATGAATCGTGCGAGCGCGTTTGTAGCGGCGCGCGATCCGCTTCAGCGCTTTCGCGAACGATGGGCCGGCGCGATCGCGCGTGGCGTCGCCCGGTCAGAGCTTCGATGATGCAGAAGATGTTCGCTGTTCCGCGCCGCACGTACTCGTAGTCGACGCGCGCGATCTTGCCCGGCGACATGGCCGTCCCGTCTCGCGCCGCATCGCGCAGCGGCACAGGGCGCTCGTCCAGGCACACGACGGGCTCTCGTTCGTCGTGCTTGCGTGCGTACAGCTCGAGCACGTCCTCCATCCGATCGATGAACTCGTCATCGACGGCGGGGACGCACCACATTTTTTTTCCCGCCACGGCTTGAGGCCGTGGCTCGCGAGCGTGACCCGGACCGTCTCGCGACCGATCTCGTCGACGACACCTCGCTTCACGACTTGTTCGGCGATGAGCCGCACGGTCCATCGCGCGTGCCCTTCGGGCGGTGGGCCGCAGACCATCGCGACGATCGACGCCCTCTTCTCAAGCGCGTCCATGAGTTCTGCGACCGTCGCGTCGGGCATCTCGGTCACGATCTCGACGCGGTACTCGAGGTCACCGACGCGCCCCTCGATGGGCCCCGTCGGCGTCATGTCGCATACGGAGAGCACGCTGTTGAACGAACCGAAGGGATCGGGCTCGCGCACGTCGTTCTCGGGATCGGGGGGATCCACGTGGTGCCGTCGACGATGAACTTGTAGAGGTGGCGACCGATCGGCTCGACGAGGTGGGTGGCGCTCCAGGTGCCGCTGCCGTCGTTCACGAGCTCGAGCGCGCCCGACTCGGGCGTGTCGGGCCACGTGCCGCTCGCATCCGCGAGGAAGCTGCCGCTCAGCCACACGCTCGTCGCGCCGGGCTGGTGCAACGTGAACGTGATCTCGTTGCACGGAGGAGGAGGCGGCGGCGGCGGGCCCGCGTCTTCGTCGGGCAGCGGCACCTCTCCGTCGCCGCACGACGCGCCGTCACTCGCGCCTCCGTCGCCGCGGCACGGTGGACGGAACAGTGGGCTCGGTGAGCCGTCGCGGCGGTACCCTGGGCCCGCATCCACGTCGAGCGAGCCGGGGTCCGAGGCGCAAGCCGTCACGAACAAGAGAAGCGATGCGGAAACGGCAATGAAGCGGCGCGACATGGGCGAATCCTCCCGTCGTTCGCGCGCGTTTTCAAGGCGTCACGCAGAGATGGGTGTCGCGAAGAGGTACATAGATCACGTCTATGGCTCGGATGTCGACTTGATATGAGCGTGATGGGCGCACGATCGGCAGCATGACCATCGACGATGGAGGTCCGATCGATGCGGCGATCCGAAACGTCTCTTCTCTTCGCTTCCTGCCTGATCGTGGCGAGCGGCTGCTACGCGAGCAACGATGGCACAAGCGGCCGTGGCACGAGCGACCATGGCACGAGCGACCACGGCCCTGCGCTCGCGACCGTCGACCTCGCGTGCGCGCCGAGCGCGCTCGACGTCGCGTGGGTGAGCGTCGATGCACCGCTGCACTTCCACCCGGCCTCGCTCGAGGTCGCGCCCGGCGACGCGCTGCTGATGCGGCGCAGCAACTTCGGGAGCGATGTGCTGCGCATGGGCGACGGCGCGTTCGTCGCAAGCACGGACACGCCGCCCACCGACGGAGCTTGGTCGCGCACGATCGACGTCGATCCCACGACGCGCGCAGTGCACGTGCACGACGTCGCGAGCGGCGCACTCGTGCGCACGATCGAGCCCGGCGGATCGGGTGGAGATGCGTGGTGGGGCGAGACGCACGCGGTGCTGAGCGACGACGGTGCGCGCGCGCTCGTGCTCGACTGCGACCATGCCCACGACGCGCGCCGCACACGCCTGCGCGGCGTAGAAATCGCGAGCGGCGCGACGCTCGACGTGGACGTTCCCTTCCCATGTAGCGAGTTCTGGCCTCGGCGCACCGAGCTCCACGCGATCGAGGGTGGCGCGGTGGCCCTGCTGGTCGCGATGCGCCCGTCGAGCGCGCCCTTGGTTGACGATGGGAGCGTGCGCGCGGAGCTCGTGGTGCGGGTCGATCTCGCGCGCGGCGAGGTGCGGACCGTCGATGCCGTGGGTGATGCGCCCCGGATGGTCGAGCTCGATCTCGGCTTCGACGTGCTCGGCGCGGCGATCTCCGACGACGAGCGCGTGCTCGCAGTCACGGCGCGCGATGGGCTCCTGCGGCGCTTCGACACGACGACACTCGCCGAGATCGCGGGAGCGACCGAGGTCGGGGTCCACGTCGCGAACCCGTTCTCGTACGTGCCCAGCGTCGAATCGCCGGTCGCGATCTCGCACCAGGGCACTTGGCTCGCACACATGGACGCCGGAGGCGCAATCGTGGTGCGGGACGCGGCGAGCGGCGCGATCGCAGCGCGCCTCGCGATGCCCTTCGACGCGACGCGCGAGGACGTCGCGGCGCTCGGCCCTCCCGCGGCCATGGCGTTGCGCTTCGTGGACGACGGGCTCTTGCTCGCGACATCGATTGGCGTGGCGCGCTTCGCGTGCGATGGGGTTGCGCGCGAGGTCGCGCGACCGAGCGGCGCGCTCGAGGTGCGCGCGAGCGGGCCGGATGTCGTGCGCACTGGTGAGAGGGCGCGTCTCCGCGCGGACCTCGCGGGCGCATCGAGCCCGGTGGTGCGCGCGGTGTGGGTCGACGGCGAGAGCGCCGCGGCGTTCGGCGCGATCGGCCCCGACGTGGAGGTGTGGATGTGGGCGCCAGGCACGCGCGACCTCGAGATCGTGGTCGACGACGGCGTGCGCACGGCGCGCGATGCGATGCGCCTCGAGGTGCTTCCGAACTGAAGGACTCGGACTCTCGCGGGTGAGAGCAGACGTCTTCGGAGTTCGAAAGCATGGCGCCCGCGTCTGACGGGGGGCGAGAACTCGAGCGCTCTCCGCTGGTTCCGGTGCGACCCGACAGCGCGAGCGACGCGCGAATCGTGCTCCAGGCCATTGCCGAGGATCCGGTGATGGCATGGTTTAGCGTCTGGATCGTTCCAGCTCGGGCCCTCGGATCGGAACCCCGGACATTGGCTGCAGCGCTCGGCCCGGGGGTGGTCCGCGAAGCGCAGGCGGACGGGAGCGGAGCCGTCGAGGTCATTGGCAACAGCGGCCACGGGTGTGATCCACCCGAATCGTGGGTGCGCATCGAACGTCATGGCGCGTGGCTCGTGCGCATCGAGCTCGAAAGCTATGCGAGCGGTGAAGCGGACTATCGAGAGCGTGTCGAGCGCTGGCGTACGGCACTTCGGGAGTTGGTTCGCCCGAGTGACCTCACTCCTTGACGTTCTGGATGAGAGAGATGAGCTCCAATGAAGGTCGTGCCGAAGGATCACTACGCCTGGAGGCTCCCACTCGCTGGTATGAATCGGCACCATGGGCGGCGACGCGCGGCGGATTTATCCGTGCGCCGTCTTCCAAGAAATCTCATTGCGCCGGTCATCTTTCGCATCGCCGAGCTCGCATCGGAACGCCGTGGCGCCCCCTTGCGCATGCGTAGGTGCTCGTGGCTCGGATTCGTCGCATGCGTGCTAGTGCTTTCCGCCGCAGACGCGAGCGCGCAGCAGGATCCATTGCACGCGCGAGTGATCGCGTTCGCGACGGCGCGGTGGGGCGCCTGCTCCGCACGCGCGGTCCGAAGCGATCAGGCGCGCGACGGGATCGATATCGACCTCGAGTCGACGGGAGACGGCAACGCGATTGCGCTGGTCCGTACGCCCTGTCACGCCGAGCGTGATGGCGCTTACACCCTGAACTCGACGCTGCTCGAGGTTCGTGGGGACAGCGTCACCCCGATCTCGATCGCGAGCGAAGACACCGAGGCCGTTCCCGACGGGACGGTCTACAACGCGTCGCTGGGTTGCAGGAACGGCGCGATCGAACTCGTGACCGGCGCTCGCGACAGCAACATCGGCGACGTTGGGTGGGAAGCGACGTATCGATGGGACGGCAGAAGCTTCGTGCTTTTCGAGCGGCGGTCGCGCGAAGGCGGTTCGCATCCACCGGATGACGTCGGCGAGTACCCGATCGTCGAGCCGGCCGCTCGCGCGTGCTTTCCGGAGATCGGAGTCGCGTCGCCTGGGCGCGCCCGATTGCGCGTGGTCCGCCCCGGTGGACAGCGATTCGTCGATTTCGCGATCCACGACGCCGGTTGCGCGGTCGGCAGCAGAGACACGCTGCGATGTGAGGGCGACGTGGAGTACGGCGTCGTGAGCGCCGCCCGTCACTGGGTCGTGCTCAGACTCGACGGCTCGCACGAGCGGGAAATCGCCCGCGTGCGGCGCAGCTGCGCGCTCTGACGCACCGCTTGAGACAGACGTCGCGCTGGGCTGTCGCCCACGTCGACCCGGGTCTTTATCAAGCGTGGTCAGCCTTGAGCTTTCTGTACTTTCTTCGGGATGCCCGCGCTGGCGCTCGTGGTTGGATCACGCGCGTTCGACACTCGCAGCGCGCGATGGTCGAGGACGATCGGGCGACACACGTGCGTTCGTCGTAGCGAAGCTCGCCGCGCTCACGTCTGCTCGCCGATCGCCTCG
This genomic interval from Sandaracinus amylolyticus contains the following:
- a CDS encoding cupin domain-containing protein: MVRPFVVMPAELVATRAIRTSTGEPLGWVRSLLDDAASPLRVDLVELPPGERIAPEHAHSMRDEAFFVIEGEVAPVIAGAELPVMAARSLFVVPRGETTATLRNRGTTPAIVLQISAAIGEDVVTHASSELARD
- a CDS encoding glycogen-binding domain-containing protein, whose product is MTACASDPGSLDVDAGPGYRRDGSPSPLFRPPCRGDGGASDGASCGDGEVPLPDEDAGPPPPPPPPCNEITFTLHQPGATSVWLSGSFLADASGTWPDTPESGALELVNDGSGTWSATHLVEPIGRHLYKFIVDGTTWIPPIPRTTCASPIPSVRSTACSPYAT